A window of the Cannabis sativa cultivar Pink pepper isolate KNU-18-1 chromosome X, ASM2916894v1, whole genome shotgun sequence genome harbors these coding sequences:
- the LOC115711075 gene encoding WD40 repeat-containing protein HOS15: protein MISITSAELNYIVFRYLHESGFTHSAFAFGCEAGINKSTIDGDIVPPGALVTFVQKGLQYLELEANSGNVEADVDEDFSFIQPLDLITKDVYELQKIIKKKKEGMNIDMVKTVEKDNENEQKIEQDRSQEGEAEKVKEQEEQNDKEIIMKDLEEDKGRPEPDKKLDEKSEDKANVELEEKPAECNGPEPMEISTTPLFPLELPSSDITILEGHTSEVFACAWSPSGSLLASGSGDSTARIWTMADATSESVMQNDSTTTSVVLKHFKGKTNEKSKDVTTLDWNGDGTLLATGSYDGQARIWSRDGELRSTLNKHKGPIFSLKWNKKGDYLLSGSVDKTAIVWDVKTGECKQQFECHSAPTLDVDWRNNVSFASCSTDTTIHVCKVGEKLPLKTFSGHQGEVNAIKWDPTGTLLASCSDDFTAKIWSLKQDKHLHDLREHTKEIYTIRWSPTGPGTINPNHQLVLASASFDSTIKLWDVEQGKLLYSFNGHRDPVYSVAFSPNGEYLASGSMDKCMHIWSVKEGEIVKSYTGNGGIFEVCWNKEGNKVAACFANNQVCILDFRM from the exons ATGATCTCTATCACCTCCGCCGAACTCAACTACATAGTCTTCCGTTATCTCCACGAATCAG GCTTTACACACTCAGCTTTTGCTTTTGGATGTGAAGCGGGTATTAACAAAAGCACAATTGATGGCGACATAGTTCCACCTGGTGCACTTGTTACATTTGTGCAGAAAGGACTTCAATACCTCGAGCTTGAGGCAAACTCTGGCAAC GTTGAGGCTGATGTAGATGAAGATTTCTCATTTATACAACCCTTGGATCTTATCACGAAAGATGTCTATGAACTGCAGAAgatcattaaaaagaaaaaggagggTATGAATATCGATATGGTTAAAACAGTTGAGAAAGACAATGAGAATGAGCAGAAAATAGAACAAGATCGCTCACAGGAAGGAGAGGCGGAAAAAGTGAAGGAACAAGAAGAACAAAATGATAAAGAGATAATAATGAAGGATTTGGAGGAAGATAAGGGAAGACCGGAGCCGGATAAAAAATTGGATGAGAAGTCTGAAGATAAGGCTAACGTTGAACTTGAAGAAAAGCCTGCAGAATGCAATG GACCAGAGCCAATGGAAATCTCTACAACTCCATTATTTCCTTTAGAACTTCCTAGTTCTGACATAACAATTCTAGAAGGGCACACTTCAGAG GTTTTTGCGTGTGCATGGAGTCCTTCTGGTTCACTTCTTGCGTCTGG GTCTGGAGATTCAACAGCTCGAATTTGGACCATGGCAGATGCAACTTCAGAATCTGTCATGCAAAATGACTCTACTACAACTTCCGTTGTCTTGAAGCATTTCAAAGGTAAAACCAACGAGAAAAGCAAGGATGTGACGACACTAGATTGGAAT GGTGATGGGACATTACTTGCAACAGGCTCTTATGATGGACAAGCAAGGATATGGAGTAGAGATG GGGAGTTGAGGAGTACGCTGAACAAACATAAAGGTCCTATCTTTTCTCTGAAGTGGAACAAGAAGGGTGATTATCTTCTTAGTGGCAGTGTGGATAAAACTGCAATAGTGTGGGACGTAAAGACTGGAGAATGTAAACAACAATTTGAATGTCATTCAG cTCCTACACTAGATGTTGACTGGCGAAACAATGTTTCATTTGCTTCATGCTCTACTGATACTACAATACATGTTTGCAAGGTTGGAGAGAAACTACCATTGAAAACTTTCTCAGGACATCAG GGTGAAGTTAATGCCATTAAATGGGATCCAACCGGTACATTATTGGCTTCTTGTTCCGATGATTTTACTGCAAAG ATATGGAGTTTGAAACAAGACAAGCACTTGCATGATTTGAGGGAACACACTAAG GAGATTTATACTATTCGGTGGAGTCCTACTGGACCAGGCACAATCAATCCTAACCATCAGTTAGTGTTAGCAAG CGCTTCATTTGACTCTACAATAAAGCTATGGGATGTAGAACAAGGAAAACTACTCTACAGCTTCAATGGCCACAG GGATCCTGTGTACTCTGTGGCATTCAGCCCAAATGGGGAGTACTTAGCCAGCGGATCTATGGACAAATGCATGCACATATGGTCTGTCAAAGaaggtgaaattgtaaaatcTTACACCGGAAATGGTGGAATTTTTGAAGTCTGTTGGAATAAGGAAGGTAATAAGGTTGCTGCTTGCTTTGCTAACAACCAAGTCTGCATTTTGGATTTTCGAATGTAG
- the LOC115711061 gene encoding putative cyclin-A3-1 isoform X1: MAEQHQSVRVTRSAKKRSAAAASLVHDDGDRPSSKNKRRVVLGELPNLSNVVSSGVDPKKPKRVTKTKKLQKVVPATASTTTTEATGDEHSESLNREPAALDDPQMCVPYVSDIYAYLQEIEADPNRRPLPDYMEKVQKDITAGMRGILVDWLVEVAEEYRLLSDTLFLTISFIDRFLSMKTLDRQSLQLLGVSSMLIASRKYEEIGPPHVEDFCYITDNTYTMEEVVKMESEVLKSLKFELGNPTIKTFVRRFINVAQESNKPPPNLHLEFLSYYLAELSLLDYHCVKFLPSLVAASVIFLARFIVKPKVFPWTLTLQNHSRYTPPDLKQCVLIIHDLYLSRRGESYQASRRKYKQHKFKSVAIMPSPPEIPTHYFGDIRQ; the protein is encoded by the exons ATGGCGGAGCAACACCAGAGCGTGCGTGTCACGCGTTCTGCTAAAAAAAGGTCTGCGGCGGCGGCCTCCTTGGTCCACGACGACGGCGACCGCCCATCGTCTAAGAATAAAAGGCGCGTTGTTTTGGGTGAGCTCCCCAACTTGTCTAATGTCGTTTCTTCTGGGGTTGATCCCAAAAAGCCCAAACGCGTTACCAAAACGAAGAAGCTTCAGAAGGTGGTGCCCGCAACCGCCTCGACCACCACCACCGAAGCTACCGGAGACGAACATAGTGAGAGTTTGAATCGTGAACCGGCGGCGTTGGATGATCCACAAATGTGCGTTCCTTATGTCTCTGACATTTATGCATATCTTCAAGAAATTGAG GCTGATCCAAACAGACGACCTCTACCAGATTACATGGAGAAAGTTCAAAAGGACATTACAGCTGGTATGAGGGGAATTTTGGTTGATTGGTTGGTAGAAGTTGCAGAGGAATACAGACTACTTTCCGATACTTTATTCCTCACTATTTCCTTCATTGATAGATTTTTGTCAATGAAGACTTTGGATCGCCAGAGTCTTCAGTTATTAGGAGTTTCTTCAATGCTGATAGCGTC aAGAAAGTATGAAGAGATTGGCCCTCCTCATGTTGAAGATTTTTGCTATATAACGGATAATACTTACACTATGGAAGAG GTAGTGAAGATGGAAAGTGAAGTACTTAAGTCATTGAAGTTTGAATTGGGCAATCCTACCATAAAGACCTTTGTAAG GAGATTTATTAACGTTGCTCAAGAGAGTAACAAA CCTCCTCCAAACTTACATTTGGAATTTTTGAGTTACTATCTTGCTGAGCTAAGTTTGTTGGACTATCATTGTGTGAAATTCCTGCCTTCTTTGGTGGCAGCATCTGTTATATTTCTTGCGAGGTTCATAGTTAAGCCAAAGGTGTTTCCTTGG ACGTTGACCCTGCAAAATCATTCAAGATACACACCACCTGATTTAAAGCAATGTGTTCTTATTATACACGATTTGTATCTAAGTAGAAGAGGGGAGTCTTATCAAGCTTCAAGAAGGAAATACAAGCAACATAAG TTTAAATCTGTGGCGATCATGCCTTCTCCTCCGGAGATACCAACTCACTATTTTGGAGATATTAGACAATGA
- the LOC115711061 gene encoding putative cyclin-A3-1 isoform X2, producing the protein MAEQHQSVRVTRSAKKRSAAAASLVHDDGDRPSSKNKRRVVLGELPNLSNVVSSGVDPKKPKRVTKTKKLQKVVPATASTTTTEATGDEHSESLNREPAALDDPQMCVPYVSDIYAYLQEIEADPNRRPLPDYMEKVQKDITAGMRGILVDWLVEVAEEYRLLSDTLFLTISFIDRFLSMKTLDRQSLQLLGVSSMLIASKYEEIGPPHVEDFCYITDNTYTMEEVVKMESEVLKSLKFELGNPTIKTFVRRFINVAQESNKPPPNLHLEFLSYYLAELSLLDYHCVKFLPSLVAASVIFLARFIVKPKVFPWTLTLQNHSRYTPPDLKQCVLIIHDLYLSRRGESYQASRRKYKQHKFKSVAIMPSPPEIPTHYFGDIRQ; encoded by the exons ATGGCGGAGCAACACCAGAGCGTGCGTGTCACGCGTTCTGCTAAAAAAAGGTCTGCGGCGGCGGCCTCCTTGGTCCACGACGACGGCGACCGCCCATCGTCTAAGAATAAAAGGCGCGTTGTTTTGGGTGAGCTCCCCAACTTGTCTAATGTCGTTTCTTCTGGGGTTGATCCCAAAAAGCCCAAACGCGTTACCAAAACGAAGAAGCTTCAGAAGGTGGTGCCCGCAACCGCCTCGACCACCACCACCGAAGCTACCGGAGACGAACATAGTGAGAGTTTGAATCGTGAACCGGCGGCGTTGGATGATCCACAAATGTGCGTTCCTTATGTCTCTGACATTTATGCATATCTTCAAGAAATTGAG GCTGATCCAAACAGACGACCTCTACCAGATTACATGGAGAAAGTTCAAAAGGACATTACAGCTGGTATGAGGGGAATTTTGGTTGATTGGTTGGTAGAAGTTGCAGAGGAATACAGACTACTTTCCGATACTTTATTCCTCACTATTTCCTTCATTGATAGATTTTTGTCAATGAAGACTTTGGATCGCCAGAGTCTTCAGTTATTAGGAGTTTCTTCAATGCTGATAGCGTC AAAGTATGAAGAGATTGGCCCTCCTCATGTTGAAGATTTTTGCTATATAACGGATAATACTTACACTATGGAAGAG GTAGTGAAGATGGAAAGTGAAGTACTTAAGTCATTGAAGTTTGAATTGGGCAATCCTACCATAAAGACCTTTGTAAG GAGATTTATTAACGTTGCTCAAGAGAGTAACAAA CCTCCTCCAAACTTACATTTGGAATTTTTGAGTTACTATCTTGCTGAGCTAAGTTTGTTGGACTATCATTGTGTGAAATTCCTGCCTTCTTTGGTGGCAGCATCTGTTATATTTCTTGCGAGGTTCATAGTTAAGCCAAAGGTGTTTCCTTGG ACGTTGACCCTGCAAAATCATTCAAGATACACACCACCTGATTTAAAGCAATGTGTTCTTATTATACACGATTTGTATCTAAGTAGAAGAGGGGAGTCTTATCAAGCTTCAAGAAGGAAATACAAGCAACATAAG TTTAAATCTGTGGCGATCATGCCTTCTCCTCCGGAGATACCAACTCACTATTTTGGAGATATTAGACAATGA